In Falco naumanni isolate bFalNau1 chromosome 5, bFalNau1.pat, whole genome shotgun sequence, the following are encoded in one genomic region:
- the LDHB gene encoding L-lactate dehydrogenase B chain, whose product MATLKEKLMTPVAAPSTVPNNKITVVGVGQVGMACAISILGKSLCDELALVDVLEDKLKGEMMDLQHGSLFLHTHKIVADKDYAVTANSKIVVVTAGVRQQEGESRLNLVQRNVNVFKFIIPQIIKYSPNCTILVVSNPVDILTYVTWKLSGLPKHRVIGSGCNLDTARFRYLMAERLGIHPTSCHGWILGEHGDSSVAVWSGVNVAGVSLQELNPAMGTDKDSENWKEVHKQVVESAYEVIRLKGYTNWAIGLSVADLCETMLKNLCRVHSVSTLVKGMYGIENDVFLSLPAVLSASGLTSVINQKLKDDEVAQLKKSADTLWNIQKDLKDL is encoded by the exons ATGGCCACTCTCAAGGAGAAGCTGATGACCCCTGTTGCTGCCCCGTCCACGGTCCCAAACAACAAGATAACCGTTGTGGGGGTTGGACAGGTTGGGATGGCCTGCGCTATCAGCATCCTTGGAAAG AGTCTTTGTGATGAGCTTGCTCTGGTTGACGTTTTGGAAGACAAACTGAAAGGAGAAATGATGGATCTGCAGCATGGGAGCTTGTTCCTTCATACTCACAAGATTGTGGCAGACAAAG ACTATGCTGTCACAGCCAACTCCAAGATTGTAGTAGTAACTGCAGGAGTTCGTCAGCAAGAGGGGGAGAGTCGTCTCAACCTGGTTCAGAGGAATGTGAACGTCTTCAAATTCATCATTCCTCAGATCATAAAATACAGCCCCAACTGCACCATCCTAGTGGTTTCCAACCCAG tggatATATTAACTTATGTCACATGGAAGCTGAGTGGCCTGCCAAAACACCGTGTGATTGGAAGCGGCTGCAATCTAGACACAGCTAGATTTCGCTATCTGATGGCTGAGAGACTTGGTATCCACCCAACTAGCTGCCATGGCTGGATCTTGGGAGAACATGGTGATTCTAGTG TGGCTGTTTGGAGCGGCGTTAATGTGGCAGGCGTTTCTCTCCAGGAGCTGAATCCGGCCATGGGTACTGACAAAGATAGTGAGAACTGGAAGGAAGTCCACAAGCAAGTGGTTGAAAG TGCCTATGAGGTAATCAGACTTAAGGGATACACAAACTGGGCTATTGGCCTTAGCGTTGCTGACCTCTGTGAGACAATGCTGAAGAACTTGTGCCGGGTTCATTCAGTCTCAACACTGGTAAAG GGCATGTATGGCATTGAGAATGATGTCTTCTTGAGCCTTCCTGCTGTCCTAAGTGCCTCTGGATTGACAAGTGTCATCAATCAAAAGCTGAAGGATGATGAGGTGGCTCAGCTGAAGAAGAGTGCAGATACATTGTGGAACATCCAGAAGGATCTCAAAGATCTGTAA